One genomic segment of Chitinophaga parva includes these proteins:
- a CDS encoding helix-turn-helix domain-containing protein has protein sequence MLLPLTYGGQGIRFDTLLPAHCERYRIAHTTLNAAQAPGLTILMQTSQLPHSQITLTHLLANEPVELPFQASKQCAVMLFALKGKLEFRLDQGPDVHLQHVHYNLFRMDRSSGHLLLPRGKHILLTIAFDRHYLPQYTANFPSLQAFQETSFPGWQPLYARHRTIALDMQRTIGSLRHCAFEGAARDYFLEAKVVELLMMALYETPENAAPRQLMVLKKRDQEMLASARNLLLENMDEHISTLELARRIGMNDFKLKRGFKQLFGTTIFEFVTVARMEEAKRLLRETDLPIKRIAAGAGYKNMSNFIAAFKRRNGIPPGDFKRKSYQMAMGA, from the coding sequence ATGCTATTGCCGTTAACCTACGGGGGCCAGGGAATCCGGTTCGACACCCTGCTACCCGCCCATTGTGAGCGGTACCGTATTGCGCACACCACGCTGAACGCCGCACAGGCACCAGGCCTCACTATCCTGATGCAGACCTCCCAATTGCCGCACAGCCAGATCACCCTTACCCACCTGCTGGCCAATGAGCCGGTGGAACTGCCCTTCCAGGCCAGTAAACAATGCGCCGTGATGCTTTTTGCCCTCAAAGGCAAGCTGGAGTTCCGGCTGGACCAGGGGCCGGATGTGCACCTGCAACATGTGCATTATAACCTGTTCCGCATGGACCGCAGCAGCGGGCACCTGCTGCTGCCCAGGGGCAAACACATCCTGCTCACCATCGCCTTTGACCGGCACTACCTGCCGCAGTACACTGCCAACTTTCCCTCATTGCAGGCCTTCCAGGAAACATCCTTCCCCGGCTGGCAGCCCCTGTACGCCCGCCACCGCACCATTGCGCTGGACATGCAGCGCACCATTGGCAGCCTGCGCCACTGCGCTTTTGAAGGCGCTGCCCGCGACTATTTCCTGGAGGCCAAGGTGGTAGAACTGCTAATGATGGCGCTCTATGAAACCCCCGAAAACGCAGCACCCCGCCAGCTCATGGTGCTCAAAAAACGGGACCAGGAAATGCTGGCCAGCGCCCGGAACCTGCTGCTGGAAAATATGGATGAGCATATCAGCACCCTGGAACTGGCCCGCCGCATCGGTATGAACGATTTTAAACTGAAACGTGGTTTTAAACAACTTTTCGGCACCACTATCTTTGAGTTTGTGACCGTTGCCAGGATGGAAGAAGCCAAACGCCTGCTGCGGGAAACGGACCTTCCCATTAAACGCATTGCCGCCGGCGCCGGCTATAAGAATATGAGCAACTTCATTGCGGCCTTCAAAAGGAGGAATGGCATCCCGCCGGGGGATTTTAAAAGGAAGAGCTATCAAATGGCAATGGGCGCCTGA
- a CDS encoding polysaccharide biosynthesis protein produces the protein MTKPIVFRNRISPAWIILLLDLACALFSVYAAFALRLNFDFDAFFNYPLLQIGEIVGITSFVLFLLFRTYTGVVRYTSITDIGRITTVNLMATLFYFYIDYSGLFNQSGRAFPISVVLINFFIVTFLMLTYRMAVKRLYSFIIQSSKNQTTRAAIYNTGHSGLMVKQAIQDDVTSDIKVVAFLESDTTRVGKSLYGLPIYGTRRLQLARMVKQEKVKLLIVAEEHMEPEALNKLVDDCLALDLKIQKVPAVSTWVNQGWSPQQLEDIRIEDLLERSVIDIKNQELARELKGKGVLVTGAAGSIGSEIARQLMKYDISVLILCDKAETPLHELELEIAESNPSMPVITYIADVCDRIRIQQLFEVYEPKVVYHAAAYKHVPMMEKHPSMAVMNNVLGTRILAETAVAYEVEKFVMVSTDKAVNPTNVMGASKRIAEIFTQSYDRHLQDVYRKGGPVYGAPPTRFITTRFGNVLGSNGSVIPRFKKQLESGGPLTVTHPDITRYFMTIPEACRLVLEAGAMGNGGEIFVFDMGQPVKVLDLAKKMIRMSGRQLGRDVKIIFTGLRPGEKLYEELLNNAENTLPTYHEKIMIATVREYDFGEVSEQINELIECASKHYVMPTVARMKQLVPEFLSKNSAYEQLDQNKNDKIAL, from the coding sequence ATGACCAAGCCGATCGTTTTTAGAAACCGCATTTCCCCAGCCTGGATTATCCTGCTGCTGGATCTTGCCTGTGCCCTTTTTTCCGTATATGCCGCTTTCGCGCTCCGTCTCAATTTCGACTTTGATGCTTTTTTTAATTATCCATTGCTGCAGATCGGGGAGATTGTAGGCATCACTTCCTTTGTATTATTCCTCCTGTTCCGTACTTACACTGGTGTGGTACGTTATACCAGCATAACAGACATTGGCCGCATCACTACCGTGAACCTTATGGCCACGCTGTTCTATTTTTATATAGACTACTCCGGCCTGTTTAACCAGAGTGGCCGCGCATTTCCTATTTCTGTAGTGCTGATCAATTTCTTTATTGTCACCTTCCTCATGCTGACTTACCGCATGGCTGTAAAGCGCTTGTACTCCTTTATTATACAGTCTTCCAAGAACCAGACTACGCGCGCCGCCATCTATAATACCGGGCACTCCGGCCTGATGGTGAAGCAGGCCATCCAGGATGATGTGACCTCTGATATTAAAGTAGTGGCCTTCCTGGAAAGCGATACAACCCGTGTTGGTAAAAGCCTGTATGGATTGCCCATTTATGGTACCCGCCGCTTGCAGCTGGCCCGTATGGTAAAGCAGGAGAAGGTGAAGCTGCTCATCGTGGCGGAAGAACATATGGAGCCGGAAGCGCTGAACAAACTGGTGGATGATTGCCTGGCGCTGGACCTCAAGATCCAGAAAGTGCCGGCCGTATCTACCTGGGTGAACCAGGGCTGGAGCCCTCAACAGTTAGAAGACATTCGTATTGAAGACCTGCTGGAACGGTCTGTGATCGATATTAAAAACCAGGAACTGGCCCGTGAACTGAAAGGCAAGGGCGTGCTGGTAACCGGCGCGGCAGGTTCCATTGGGAGCGAGATAGCCCGCCAGTTGATGAAATACGACATTTCTGTGCTGATTCTTTGTGATAAGGCAGAAACACCGCTGCATGAACTGGAATTGGAAATTGCAGAAAGCAATCCGTCCATGCCGGTGATCACGTACATAGCTGATGTGTGCGACAGGATCCGCATCCAGCAGTTGTTTGAAGTGTATGAGCCCAAGGTGGTTTATCATGCCGCTGCTTACAAGCACGTGCCCATGATGGAAAAGCATCCGTCCATGGCAGTAATGAACAATGTGTTAGGTACACGCATTCTTGCGGAAACGGCCGTAGCCTATGAAGTGGAAAAATTTGTGATGGTCTCCACAGACAAAGCGGTGAACCCTACCAATGTGATGGGGGCTTCCAAGCGTATTGCGGAGATCTTCACCCAATCATACGACAGGCATTTACAGGACGTATACCGCAAGGGCGGACCGGTGTATGGTGCACCGCCTACGCGTTTCATCACCACCCGCTTCGGGAATGTACTGGGCTCCAATGGCTCTGTGATCCCGCGGTTTAAGAAACAGCTGGAAAGCGGCGGTCCGCTTACCGTTACACACCCCGATATTACCCGTTATTTTATGACCATCCCCGAAGCCTGCCGCCTGGTGCTGGAAGCTGGTGCCATGGGCAATGGGGGAGAGATCTTCGTGTTTGATATGGGACAGCCCGTGAAGGTGCTGGACCTTGCAAAGAAGATGATCCGGATGTCTGGCCGCCAGTTAGGGCGCGATGTGAAGATCATTTTTACGGGGCTGAGACCGGGCGAAAAACTGTATGAAGAATTGTTGAATAATGCAGAGAATACACTGCCTACATACCATGAAAAAATAATGATAGCAACCGTACGGGAATATGACTTTGGCGAAGTGTCTGAGCAGATCAATGAACTGATAGAATGCGCCAGCAAACATTACGTAATGCCCACTGTGGCGCGCATGAAGCAGCTGGTGCCGGAGTTCCTGAGCAAGAACTCCGCGTATGAACAACTGGACCAGAACAAAAACGATAAGATCGCTTTATAA
- a CDS encoding polysaccharide biosynthesis/export family protein, which yields MKFFSWGTHAFAKAKGVVFIRTTIIIAVVFSMVACSSAKRMGYFQDVPDSLTSKAVAQAVYKSPTVQVDDILQITVQTLDPGATMAINQPNSASWPLAGSGAASGTPGGGTGAAVVPNTGSAVSGFLVDHDGNIELPLVGKVQVKDKTTDEVRELVRQKAAQFYKDPVVNVRLANFKITVLGEVNRPSTYIMPSEKVTLLDALGMAGDMTIYGRRENVMVIREENGQKQFARFDLNNSNLFTSPFYYLKQGDVVYVEPNKQKVTGTDVSAVRRISIITAVTTLAIVLLTRIK from the coding sequence ATGAAATTTTTCAGTTGGGGAACGCACGCTTTTGCCAAAGCGAAAGGTGTAGTATTTATCCGTACCACTATTATTATCGCAGTTGTTTTTTCAATGGTGGCTTGCAGCTCCGCTAAAAGAATGGGATATTTCCAGGATGTACCGGATTCGTTAACCAGTAAAGCAGTAGCACAAGCAGTATATAAAAGCCCTACGGTACAGGTAGATGACATTTTGCAGATAACCGTACAGACGCTGGACCCTGGCGCTACCATGGCGATCAATCAGCCTAATAGCGCATCTTGGCCACTGGCTGGTTCCGGTGCGGCATCCGGCACTCCCGGTGGCGGCACAGGTGCGGCAGTAGTACCTAATACCGGCAGCGCAGTAAGTGGCTTCCTGGTAGACCATGACGGCAATATTGAATTGCCCCTGGTTGGTAAGGTGCAGGTGAAAGACAAGACCACTGACGAAGTGCGGGAACTGGTACGCCAGAAGGCCGCACAATTCTATAAAGACCCGGTAGTGAACGTGAGACTGGCCAATTTTAAGATCACTGTTCTTGGTGAAGTGAATCGCCCCTCTACTTACATTATGCCCTCCGAAAAAGTAACCCTGCTGGATGCCCTGGGCATGGCGGGGGATATGACCATTTACGGCCGTCGCGAAAACGTGATGGTGATCCGCGAGGAAAATGGCCAGAAACAATTTGCACGCTTCGACCTGAATAACAGTAACCTGTTCACTTCCCCTTTTTATTACCTGAAACAGGGAGACGTTGTGTATGTAGAACCGAACAAGCAGAAGGTGACCGGCACCGATGTTTCTGCGGTTAGAAGGATCTCGATCATCACCGCGGTAACTACGCTGGCGATCGTATTGTTGACAAGGATTAAATAG
- a CDS encoding GumC family protein codes for MQENNYINGTPVNGATHHVGTSADSSTDFQQLFDKFTRNWYWFLLSVIVCMAGTWAYLRYVTPDYKINAKILVEDQQKGGDIPGKDVLDELDLFNSKSNVENELEIVKSRTLMENVVRKLQLNVAYFAEGRIKKTEEWGALPFTFHWIYLKDTLNDVQYTVQQTADGKQFHLENKKAGVDKTAHWGDTLHVQEGILQVMRNELVNMANSDYTVSVTSIDKATANYQAALEAAIPNKDVSVINLSLISSIPRKGEQIVNALLDTYQQASIDDKNRIADSTIAFIDNRLQLVSQELSGVEKDIQNFKQQNEVADLQAQSKALVEGTTDFAKQLTDQQVRKSVVESLQQYLADETNNKRVMPSSLIVQDPGFMALVQKYNTLEMERERQMMSSTEHNPVVRNIDEQLAGLRTDLQSNLASLNRGIDVSIAELQRQAGMLTDKIHQVPGKERIYLDFSRQQEVKQELYLFLLKKREESAISKTSNIAIARIVDAGKSEPLPFKPKRPLVYALGLLIGLGLPMGWLYFRDLLNKRINQRTDITSILPVPIIAEIGHSPREAILTVGKNTHTSLAEQFRAMRTNLQFVLAGSGKKVILLTSSMSGEGKSFIAMNLSTIIAMSGKKVVLVEMDLRKPKISERLGLANHVGFSSYVIGQTPLNELLKPSGQHENFWVIPSGPIPPNPAELLLMEKTEALFAYLRAEFDYVIIDSAPIGLVTDAQLLGRYADASLYVVRLGHTFKHQLLFCKDLYLQRKLGNMGLIVNDVKAGSGYSYGYGYGYGYGDAYGYQETNKGIFKRFKKTTSSR; via the coding sequence ATGCAGGAGAATAATTATATAAACGGTACCCCCGTGAATGGCGCAACGCACCACGTTGGCACCTCCGCGGATAGCAGCACGGACTTCCAGCAGTTGTTTGATAAGTTTACCAGGAACTGGTATTGGTTCCTGTTGTCTGTGATCGTGTGTATGGCCGGCACGTGGGCTTACCTGCGTTATGTAACCCCGGACTATAAGATCAATGCAAAGATCCTGGTAGAAGACCAGCAGAAGGGTGGTGATATACCCGGTAAAGATGTGCTGGACGAGCTGGATCTTTTCAATAGCAAGAGCAACGTGGAGAATGAGCTGGAGATCGTGAAATCACGTACCCTCATGGAAAATGTGGTGCGCAAACTGCAGCTGAACGTAGCCTACTTTGCGGAGGGCCGCATCAAGAAAACGGAGGAATGGGGCGCCCTGCCTTTCACCTTTCACTGGATCTACCTCAAAGACACCCTGAACGATGTGCAATATACCGTGCAGCAAACTGCAGACGGTAAGCAATTTCACCTGGAGAATAAAAAAGCCGGGGTTGATAAAACTGCCCATTGGGGAGATACCCTGCATGTACAGGAAGGCATCCTGCAGGTGATGCGCAATGAACTGGTAAATATGGCCAATTCAGATTACACGGTGTCCGTAACCTCCATCGATAAAGCCACCGCGAATTACCAGGCCGCCCTGGAGGCGGCCATCCCCAACAAGGATGTGAGCGTGATCAATCTTTCCCTCATTTCTTCCATTCCCCGTAAAGGTGAGCAGATCGTGAACGCGCTGCTGGACACCTATCAGCAGGCCAGCATTGACGACAAGAACCGCATCGCTGACAGTACGATCGCCTTTATCGATAACCGCCTGCAGCTGGTAAGCCAGGAACTGAGCGGGGTAGAGAAGGATATCCAGAACTTTAAGCAGCAGAACGAGGTAGCCGACCTCCAGGCCCAGTCAAAGGCCCTGGTGGAAGGTACCACAGACTTTGCCAAGCAGCTTACGGACCAGCAGGTGCGTAAAAGCGTGGTGGAGTCGCTGCAGCAATACCTGGCAGATGAAACGAATAACAAACGCGTGATGCCCTCTTCTCTCATTGTGCAGGACCCCGGCTTCATGGCGTTGGTACAGAAGTACAATACCCTGGAAATGGAGCGGGAACGCCAGATGATGTCCAGCACGGAGCATAATCCCGTAGTGCGCAATATTGACGAGCAACTGGCGGGCCTCCGTACAGACCTGCAGAGCAACCTGGCCTCGCTGAACAGGGGCATTGATGTAAGCATTGCAGAGCTGCAGCGCCAGGCCGGTATGCTTACGGATAAGATCCACCAGGTGCCAGGCAAGGAGCGCATTTACCTTGACTTCTCCCGCCAGCAGGAAGTGAAGCAGGAGTTGTACCTGTTCCTGCTGAAAAAGCGCGAAGAATCCGCCATATCCAAAACTTCAAATATTGCTATTGCCCGCATCGTAGATGCCGGTAAGAGCGAACCATTGCCCTTTAAGCCCAAACGCCCGCTGGTGTATGCCCTGGGCCTGCTCATAGGCCTGGGCCTTCCCATGGGTTGGCTGTATTTCAGGGATCTTTTGAACAAACGCATCAACCAACGTACGGACATAACCAGTATCTTACCGGTGCCGATCATTGCCGAAATAGGGCATAGCCCGCGTGAGGCCATCCTCACGGTAGGCAAAAATACCCATACCTCCCTGGCAGAGCAGTTCCGCGCCATGCGTACCAACCTGCAATTTGTCTTGGCTGGCAGCGGTAAAAAGGTAATTTTGCTGACCTCCAGCATGAGCGGCGAGGGCAAGTCCTTCATCGCCATGAACCTGTCCACCATCATCGCCATGTCTGGCAAAAAAGTGGTGCTCGTGGAAATGGACCTGCGCAAGCCCAAAATATCCGAAAGGCTGGGCCTTGCCAATCATGTCGGTTTCAGTAGCTATGTAATTGGCCAGACACCATTAAATGAGTTATTAAAGCCGTCCGGCCAACATGAGAATTTCTGGGTGATCCCTTCCGGTCCTATCCCTCCCAACCCGGCAGAGCTACTGCTGATGGAGAAGACCGAGGCGCTCTTTGCTTACCTGCGTGCGGAATTTGACTACGTGATCATAGATAGTGCTCCTATAGGCCTGGTGACAGATGCCCAACTGCTGGGCCGCTACGCGGATGCATCCCTGTACGTAGTAAGACTTGGGCACACGTTCAAGCATCAGCTGTTGTTCTGCAAAGACCTGTACCTGCAGCGTAAGCTGGGAAACATGGGCCTTATTGTGAACGATGTAAAAGCTGGCAGTGGCTACAGCTATGGTTATGGTTACGGTTATGGTTATGGCGATGCATATGGTTATCAGGAAACAAACAAGGGGATTTTCAAACGGTTTAAAAAAACAACTAGCTCCAGATAA
- a CDS encoding nucleotide sugar dehydrogenase encodes MSQVLKDKVENAKIAIIGLGYVGLPLAIEFGKKYDTLGFDINKERIEELSAGKDRTQEADLEALNEAIAKGKDKKSETGLRFSFNKEDLRAYNIFIVTVPTPIDQFKAPDLRPLIKASEMLGSILKKGDTVIYESTVYPGCTEEDCVPVLEKVSGLKFNKDFFAGYSPERINPGDKVNTLTKIKKVTSGSTPEVAERVDNLYGSIIEAGTHKASNIKVAEASKAIENAQRDVNISFVNELALIFDRIGIDTNDVIEAAGTKWNFLKYKPGLVGGHCIGVDPYYLAHKAQSLGYHPQVILSGRRVNDMMGQFVANKVVKLMIEKDHKIKGAKALILGITFKENCPDVRNTRVVDIYHELENFGLDVDIYDPWADVQEVKEEYGVDIHKTLDKNVVYDAIIIAVSHREFADFDYLKFKRNNAVIFDTKALIDRNLVDARL; translated from the coding sequence ATGAGCCAGGTTCTTAAAGACAAGGTCGAAAACGCCAAGATTGCTATTATCGGTTTAGGTTATGTGGGACTACCACTTGCCATTGAATTCGGAAAAAAGTACGACACCCTCGGGTTTGACATCAACAAGGAACGTATAGAAGAACTGAGTGCTGGTAAAGACCGCACCCAGGAAGCCGACCTGGAAGCGCTGAATGAGGCCATTGCCAAAGGAAAAGATAAGAAATCAGAAACCGGACTGCGTTTTTCTTTCAACAAAGAAGACCTCCGGGCCTACAACATTTTTATCGTAACCGTGCCCACGCCCATTGACCAGTTCAAAGCGCCGGACCTGCGCCCGCTTATCAAGGCATCTGAAATGCTGGGCAGCATCCTGAAAAAGGGTGATACCGTGATCTATGAGTCTACCGTATACCCAGGCTGCACCGAAGAAGACTGCGTGCCGGTATTGGAAAAAGTGTCCGGTCTGAAATTTAACAAGGATTTCTTTGCCGGCTATTCCCCGGAACGCATCAACCCCGGTGATAAGGTGAACACGCTGACCAAGATCAAAAAAGTGACCAGCGGATCTACCCCGGAAGTGGCGGAGCGCGTGGATAATCTTTATGGCTCTATCATTGAAGCGGGTACCCACAAGGCGTCCAATATTAAGGTGGCGGAGGCTTCCAAGGCTATTGAAAATGCGCAGCGCGATGTGAACATCAGTTTTGTGAATGAACTGGCCCTGATCTTTGACCGCATTGGCATTGATACCAACGACGTGATAGAAGCAGCGGGTACCAAGTGGAACTTCCTGAAATACAAACCCGGGTTGGTAGGTGGCCACTGCATTGGCGTGGATCCTTACTACCTGGCACATAAAGCACAGTCACTGGGCTATCATCCGCAGGTGATCCTTTCCGGCCGCCGGGTGAATGATATGATGGGCCAGTTTGTGGCGAACAAGGTAGTAAAACTGATGATTGAAAAGGACCACAAGATCAAAGGTGCCAAAGCCCTGATCCTGGGGATCACTTTCAAGGAAAACTGCCCCGACGTGCGCAATACCCGCGTGGTAGACATTTACCATGAGTTGGAGAACTTTGGCCTGGATGTAGACATTTATGATCCGTGGGCAGATGTGCAGGAAGTGAAAGAAGAATACGGTGTGGATATCCATAAAACACTGGACAAGAACGTGGTATATGATGCTATTATCATCGCCGTATCCCACCGCGAATTTGCCGACTTCGACTATCTGAAATTCAAACGTAACAACGCCGTGATCTTTGATACGAAGGCGCTGATAGACCGGAACCTGGTAGATGCCAGGCTCTAA
- a CDS encoding lipopolysaccharide biosynthesis protein codes for MKLVIGDRAKVILKGTLTSVIPRGLGYLYTILIIPLVLKAHGEIALGLWLTVVSVIEILNFADFGITNNLINMVAKTYLEKDVETERKIVSSSFVMIIVIACVICGMYLATKDHVDWAHLLKVDDQHLIGEAKRSLTIVVLYFVINFPLVIFQKIRYAIQERHFLNYYEASGKIVTILLVLLGIYLHFSLSQLILMYVLGPVSGQLINTITLMINKPQFVPSLALFNKGTVKEIFGTSVYFFVINLAYLFYSSFDNILITNAINPSAVAGFATVKRVYDLFPMMVALATPSFWVTNREAFLRRDMRWLNNFFTKGILMNGAALLALVVLSLIVNAHFFKWFTHGSVENMTQLLITVVAVNAVIIINYNFYSAFFIAIDEIKRFTWFFGVFAVLSFGMKVLLLPRIGVTYTYMCNAGLYFVTFFLPCYLYLRKKVVLL; via the coding sequence ATGAAACTCGTGATAGGCGATAGAGCCAAAGTGATTCTCAAAGGGACGCTTACGTCTGTAATACCCAGGGGATTGGGGTACTTGTATACAATACTCATTATTCCCCTGGTATTGAAGGCCCACGGCGAAATAGCCCTGGGTCTGTGGCTCACCGTGGTGTCAGTGATTGAGATCCTCAATTTTGCAGATTTCGGGATCACGAATAACCTGATCAACATGGTAGCCAAAACCTACCTGGAGAAGGATGTGGAAACGGAAAGAAAGATCGTATCCTCTTCCTTCGTGATGATCATTGTCATTGCCTGCGTTATTTGCGGCATGTACCTGGCCACCAAGGATCATGTGGACTGGGCACACCTGCTCAAGGTGGACGACCAGCACCTCATTGGCGAGGCAAAGCGGTCGCTCACTATCGTGGTGCTTTACTTTGTAATAAACTTTCCGCTGGTGATCTTCCAGAAAATACGTTATGCTATACAGGAACGGCACTTTCTGAATTACTATGAGGCCAGCGGCAAAATAGTGACCATCCTGCTGGTATTACTGGGCATTTACCTGCATTTTTCCCTGTCGCAGCTCATTCTCATGTATGTGCTGGGGCCTGTGAGCGGGCAGTTGATCAATACCATAACGCTTATGATCAACAAACCCCAGTTTGTACCCAGCCTGGCTTTGTTTAACAAAGGCACCGTGAAGGAGATCTTTGGTACCAGCGTTTATTTTTTTGTGATCAACCTGGCTTACCTTTTTTATTCATCGTTTGATAACATCCTCATTACAAATGCTATCAACCCGAGTGCGGTGGCGGGCTTTGCCACGGTAAAGCGGGTGTACGACCTTTTCCCGATGATGGTGGCCCTGGCCACACCCAGTTTCTGGGTGACCAACCGGGAAGCCTTTCTGAGAAGAGACATGCGCTGGCTGAATAATTTCTTTACAAAAGGCATCTTGATGAATGGTGCGGCTCTGCTGGCTTTGGTGGTGCTTTCGCTCATTGTTAATGCGCATTTCTTTAAATGGTTCACGCATGGCAGCGTGGAGAACATGACCCAGCTGCTGATCACCGTGGTAGCGGTGAATGCCGTGATCATCATCAACTACAATTTTTACAGCGCCTTTTTCATCGCTATTGATGAGATCAAGCGGTTTACCTGGTTCTTTGGGGTGTTTGCCGTATTGAGCTTTGGGATGAAAGTGTTGCTGCTGCCCCGGATAGGCGTTACCTACACCTATATGTGCAACGCCGGTCTTTACTTCGTTACTTTCTTTTTGCCTTGCTATTTGTACCTGCGTAAAAAAGTAGTGTTATTATGA
- a CDS encoding O-antigen ligase family protein yields MLQSLRNSELKFTKEFAKFFGLVLAVLLAGEAGAAVLCVLCIYWAAKDVDKGIKALTVSFLIFAVNPVLFHAPLSTVISLLRIVLIFVFAGKVITSNRAGMPVYYKALLGFLLVVTLITFYSSYESMVSISKLFQFGLAASSILLGFANSRKTVDYWINWFYTLFVLVVLLSLPFLAIPSVGFARNGTGFQGILNHPQAYAVFLSPYIALLLAEVVFLQRHNRFNILMLLLGAGSLVLTQGRTGLAAIVVAAGLLIIFALFFHRSLLKQFGTPFRKLGGMVAILAIAVLVIFKYDDIQSSVYKFLLKRDTVADLKGSYNMSRGQKLGDQERNIAAHPVFGIGFGLPSNRGDLEVQRDPIFDLPVGATVEKGLLFISVFEEIGYIGAFFFYLFLFILFRQFIRARSIALPWLVLAAFATNVGEATLFSFGGMGLFIWLLFGIGVMKPAPEVVPAAPSPQPVFPPSIFDNLALSKS; encoded by the coding sequence ATGTTACAAAGCTTACGGAATAGCGAACTGAAATTCACGAAGGAATTCGCGAAGTTCTTCGGCCTGGTATTGGCGGTCCTGCTGGCCGGGGAAGCCGGCGCTGCTGTACTGTGCGTTCTTTGTATTTATTGGGCTGCCAAGGATGTGGACAAGGGCATTAAGGCACTTACGGTGAGCTTCCTGATCTTTGCGGTAAACCCGGTATTGTTCCACGCGCCTTTGTCGACGGTGATCTCGCTCCTGCGCATAGTGCTCATCTTTGTGTTTGCTGGCAAGGTGATCACCAGTAACCGGGCAGGCATGCCGGTGTATTATAAAGCACTGCTGGGCTTTTTGCTGGTAGTTACACTGATCACTTTTTACAGCAGCTATGAAAGCATGGTGTCTATAAGTAAGCTGTTCCAGTTTGGGCTGGCAGCTTCCAGTATCCTGCTGGGCTTTGCTAATTCACGCAAAACCGTTGATTATTGGATCAACTGGTTTTATACTTTGTTTGTATTGGTAGTATTGCTTTCCTTGCCATTCCTGGCCATCCCTTCTGTGGGTTTTGCCCGCAATGGCACCGGCTTCCAGGGTATCCTCAACCATCCGCAGGCATATGCGGTATTCCTTTCACCTTACATAGCCCTGCTACTGGCGGAGGTTGTGTTCCTTCAGCGGCATAACCGTTTCAACATACTGATGTTATTACTAGGTGCAGGGTCGCTTGTGCTAACGCAGGGGCGTACAGGGCTGGCGGCTATCGTAGTGGCAGCAGGGCTGTTGATCATATTTGCATTATTCTTCCACCGTTCTTTACTGAAACAGTTTGGCACCCCGTTCAGGAAACTTGGCGGCATGGTGGCGATACTGGCTATTGCGGTGCTGGTGATCTTTAAGTATGATGATATCCAGTCTTCTGTTTATAAATTCTTACTGAAACGTGATACGGTGGCCGACCTCAAAGGTTCGTATAATATGTCGCGTGGCCAGAAGCTGGGTGACCAGGAGCGCAATATCGCCGCCCACCCGGTGTTCGGTATTGGCTTTGGCTTGCCATCAAATCGTGGTGACCTGGAAGTACAGCGCGATCCCATATTTGATTTGCCGGTGGGTGCTACTGTGGAAAAAGGGTTGTTATTTATCTCCGTTTTTGAAGAGATCGGGTATATAGGTGCATTTTTCTTTTACCTGTTCCTGTTCATTCTGTTCCGGCAGTTCATCCGTGCTCGCAGTATCGCGTTGCCTTGGCTGGTACTGGCGGCTTTTGCCACAAACGTGGGGGAAGCTACGTTATTTTCATTCGGGGGAATGGGGCTATTCATCTGGCTGCTGTTTGGTATAGGGGTTATGAAACCTGCCCCTGAAGTTGTACCGGCGGCACCTTCGCCACAGCCTGTTTTCCCGCCTTCTATTTTTGATAATCTGGCTCTTAGTAAGTCATAA